The nucleotide window TCCCACACAATTGATGGAAACTTGACAAACCGGTCCCATCCACGACTATAATAATAGCACTTCGCACTTCCTCTTCATGTTAGCTGTTTACGGCATTCGCAGTTTGTTGTCCGCTCACTTTCTACACGCTCCTTCATAGAGGATCGGTCTCTTGCTCCACACATCTGATAACGACCTTTTCAGCAAGACTCCTGCCATGGGTCCCCGGTCTGTCAtgccccccaccctgcctctATCCCCTTCGTCTCCGCCATTGCCCTACCGGGCTCTGTGCACGCCTTTCTCTTCCTTCTGCTTATATCCATTCCATGTACAGTGGTGAATGGACACGGGGACGGGTTGCCTGGTCCAGGTCACCCCTGGCACCACGGCGACCCCGCCGTCTCATGCCGCATTCCATGCCcacttttctctgtcttttcaacCGGTGGTGACCCTCTTCTCCTCTATTGCCCTTGGTCCCACTTCTCCAGCGCTCACACCAGTGCTGTGCAGGCCCTGGAACCTCTACCTAGTTGTTCTGTCCATGGGCTTCTCCTGTCAGCCCCTCTGGTTTCTTTCCCCGCTTTCATGGTCACCTTCATCATATTTTTGTGGTTTCGTATTATTCCTGCCCACGCCGTTACTGGTCTCTACAGACAGGATTTTGCATCTGAACCTTGTTGGGGGGGTGGCATTACCTGCCTAACCATATagatttgttttcctttcaggTCTTAGCAAGTTTTGCAGTTTATTCAATTTGCAATTCATACTACTtatcttttctctgtctccctaaTCTCCTGTATCTAAAAAATTGTCATGTTCCTTAAATGTAATCTCACACCTCTCTCCACTGACAGAGAGGCGAGGTTGAATTAATTCAGGGCATGAATCTCTGGCTTGGGGTTCTTTTGGGAGGGCCAACAACTTTGGCCCACATTGGATTCCACGCCAAATAAAGTTCTGCTGTAACCACTGCAAATGCATCCtacatgctttgattgtatggaaattcatatctactgcaTGTGTGGTTTTATAGGGTTGTAGAATTGTAGTGTGAGTCTTTTGCTCAGTTACAAGATTCAGGTACAAAAATAACGAACGTATGGCCTGGTGTCTTGAAACCTGTCTGAAACCATATGATTACCTATGATGCTCCATCCTTACAATCATCTTCTCAAGTATTAGTCTGTGGGCTATAGTAGGTAGTAGGCAAAAACTGGTGTGGGTATAGGTGATATGCATTCAAAATCAGAAGCTTTACTATCTtgctatcttttttttttcagtgattagCAAAACTTAGAAGATAATGATTGCCTGAATTTTGCCTCTGTTGCCAGTAACCCTTTGAAATGTACATTAGGGTCaacacacaaagcaaataaTGTTTGTGCagtcatgtcatgtcatatcatatcatatcatatcatatcatcatTCTCCAAATGTAGACCTGGCAAGCTACCACCAACTTTGTTGTCTGGTTCATATTTTTGAAAGAGTGGGGCCACCTGTTAATCACTACCACCTGCACTACCCACCTGATTCTCCAAGCTAAGGTGATTAATGCCTCAGTGTTACACAGGTGTGGTGGTGGCAATGCTCCCAGTATTAGGGTGTGTTGTTtgttcacacacaaaacatatacTCTGCAATGACTGGTTCTGATGTGACTAGAGGTGTCTCCGTGAAGAGCCTGTGTTACACCctaaaagaaaggaaacatagagcataattaattacaatttatTCTGTGAAAAGTCATAAGGATGTCTGGTTGGTTTCATCTTAACTTCCAGTAATggtgttattatttattttttttacatttgcatttagttCAATTTCGGGGAATTCAGCttgaaataaaagagaaaaacataaaaaaatgctCCATACCTCATGACAAAATGCCCTTTAACATTTTCTTGTAAGTTAGGGCCAAACAACTTTGTTATTTGATAACCGTCTGTGAATAACACAGTTGAGTCACCGACGCACTAAGACCAGTGGTGTTTGATTACTATGGATTACGTGCATTTTAACGTGAGGACACAGACGCAAAAGCTGACATTTCCTGAAGACGTGCTTGCGACCCACTGTGTACACATCTTCATGATGTGATCAGACACCTTTTTTGATGTGGTCTTCTACGCAGAGTGCCTGTACAGAGCTGCTTACAGCGCTTGCTCTGCCTGCAGTTCTTCTCGTTGCCACACCTACTTTtcgtctctcttctctctccctgaaaTGAAAACGACGAGCACAGAACTCGCTCCTATCTTACTTTTTGCAGACACGCACGAGGAGTCCCTGACATCACGCATGTAAGTTTGATAAACCGGCGTGTTTATGTTAAGaaattgttttacagttttattttctgcaatacatttattttacgAATAAGGTCCTCTGaagataaatatgtatttatatatatatatatatatttccacGCATATATTCTGAAAGCCCGTTGTTGTGCTCAAGCTGAACAGGAAAGTGGTATAAACCGACAGAAAATCCGCCGCAGACTTTATTATACATACAGAATGTAAGGTTCGAGTGGCATATTATTGTTTGTGAGGTTTTAGTTTTTACTCGCATTATGAATGCATTTAGTTAAAGTTTTGGAACATTGTAACGCCGTGCGTAAGTTTTTCCACTGTTTAACAAATGTGTATAGCTGGTTAGGACGTTTTGGATTATTCAGGATAAAATTGGTGGCCGAAGTTTTCTTTGTTAGCAGTGTTACTGTAACGCTAGCTGTACGATTCGCGTGtctgacagggagaaaaaaacaaacaaacaaaaaaaaaaaaaaacaaagcgaAAACTTTGACCAACTCGTGACTTGCCATATTGCTCTGCAAACCTCAGTAATAAGTACATTTATATGAACTGGGAGTACAGATGTCCGTGCACTAGTGTTTTTTCGTGGTTAGCttattatgtaattaaaatgtattggtGTCAGCACCTTTTGAGCGTTTTTAAGCCTTCTTGTTTGAAGAATGTTTGCATAAAGAGTTTATCTGTTTTACAGGCTGTCATGTGAGAACTGGAACTTTCTTAATGGAATCTGAAAGAACTTCCAAACGTGTTATTTATTGAGCAAGGTAGGTCTCATGACCTTTTCAGCATAAAAGTTCATTTAAGTAGATTTTAGTCCAGCTAGTCAAAATAACCAATTTAAGATCAGGCGAAGGTCACATTTGAACCTAGAGAGCTTACAAAGTTCATGCTGTATGATCTCTGGTTTCTGTGATGCTAGCCCTGTATTTCTggtttttttcatattactaGGTGTCACTAATAATttatcttttctgtttttctgcagaatgaaaataagatgCACCTTTCTACATAAACGACTATAtaagtgctttattttttcattgtcgTTGCTGGTGGTGTGTCTGTTGAAGCTTGTCTACATAAAGGTAACTgtaaaaaacagctttttcattGAGCCTTATGGAATTACTGCAAGAGTCAGTAGGATTCAGCCTCAGAAACATGACATCGATTGCACTGCTATTTATCAAATGGACCCAGTGGAGATCGGGAAGTCTTTAGAAATAAGACGGAAAGACATTGTTGATGTGGAGGATGAGAACATTTTGTCTTTGACCTCAGACTGTCCGAGATATGTTGAGTCAAGGGGGTATGCACACCTGCCTCTATCAAACGAGGAGCGGGACTTCCCACTGGCCTACTCGTTAGTGGTGCATAAGCATGCTTCAATGGTGGAGAGGATCCTGAGGGCAGTGTACATGCCTCACAATGTTTACTGCATTCATTATGACCTGAAATCTTCCAAAAACTTCAAAGCCGCAATGGAGAACCTTGCCAGCTGTTTTCCCAATGTCTTTATTGCATCCAAGCTGGAGTCTGTGCAGTACGCCAACATCACCCGGCTCAATGCTGACCTGAACTGCCTTTCGGACCTCCTCAGGTCCGAGGTCAAGTGGAAGTACGTCATAAATCTCTGTGGCCAGGATTTCCCTCTCAGGTCCAACTACGAGCTTGTCATGGAGCTGAAGAAGCTTCAGGGCGCCAACATGCTAGAGTCGAGCCGGCCGAGCGAGCTCAAGAAGCAGCGCTTCAAGTTCCAGTACGTGCTGAAGGACATGCCTTTCGAGTACCAGAAACTGCCCGTCAGGACCGCTCAGGCCAAAGCCCCGCCTCCACATGGCATCGAGATGTTTATCGGGAGCGCCTACTTTGTCCTTTCCCGTGAGTTTGTGAGCTACATCGACGGGAACCAGTTGGTGAAGGATTTTCTGGCGTGGTCGGCGGACACGTACTCCCCGGACGAGCACTTCTGGGCCACCCTGGTGCGCGTGCCCGGGGTGCCGGGTGGGATCCAGAGGTCCCAGCCCGATGTGACGGACCTGATGAGCAGGACGCGGCTGGTGAAGTGGAACTACCTTGAGGGTTCTCTGTACCCGGCCTGCACTGGCACCCACCAGCGCAGTGTCTGTATCTATGGCGCCGCTGAGCTCCGCTGGCTCCTCAATTACGGCCACTGGTTCGCCAACAAGCTGGACCCCAAAGTGGATCCTGTCCTTATTAAGTGCCTGGAGGAGAAACTTCAGGAAAAACAGCGGCACTGGGTGAACCTGGCATCGAGGAGGACCTCCTGAGACGGACGGTGGGCTTTGATTCGAATACTGGTAGTCTGTGACATTGTAAGTGACGTTTTTCTTAATAAGAGAAGAATCAACTGATCAGTTTGTCTGATTCCAGATGAAACAAAGGTCTGATCAGCCAATactccaacaaaaaaaacattgtaactTTAAGTGTGACAGATTGTCGGCGGGTTCCGACTAGCAACTGGTGTGACAAAGTTCCGAAAGACACGTGGAAAGGCAGGTGAGACATCTTATGGGGTGCATCCCTCCTGTTTAGAGATGCACGCGCTGATgtcatctgtgtttttaaagtgaTGCCAAATGCCTGCTGCagtcactgtgatgtcaccttTCTCGATTTTGAGCCATAACGAAGGGTGGATGTCACATGGCCTTGCACATTAGAAATACATATTGTACCAGAACTGTAGTACTTATTGTGTGTGTTGAATTTAAAGATACTGCTTGTTGAGAAATAATTTAGCTTAACAAATTGCTGGTACAAATTGGCATTGAAAATGTGCCTTCAAGTGCTCTAATACAGGGACCACAGAATctagtttttttctcttttgtgtgtgagagatgtttTGCCCTCAGAAAGTGTGCTTATGGTGGGACCTGTGTCAAGTTCATTTCTGTGCGAGAAACAGGAGTGACTGTTTTCACAATAATGTACAATATGAAAGAGAGCATTGTCAGTGGCTTCTAGACAGTCAGATACAGAGCAGTAAGACAAACTAtaaattttttccttttggtttgGTAATAAATAGAAAGTTTACAGTTTGGCATACTTTAATGATAGCTCTGTTTATACAAATTCAAAGGTATTTCCCaatgtgtttttcttgaaaCCATTTTAGaattgtttcttaaaaaatattttactgtatttataacAATGAAGTTTGgttcttgtgttttgtttctgttagTATTTGGCAGGTTTGAAAAATGGAGTTCTGTGTGGTTAAGTGGCTACAACCAGCTGTCTGTGaagtgatttgttcatttgactCTGGCCATCGATTGCCTGTATGTGCAAAGTTTAGACGTCTGGATTAATTTTCACTGCAGACAATAGGAAGGACCACAGAGAAAGCGGTGTCATCAAATGACATGACGCATGCATGGAGATAATACAAGGAGACATCAATGCTCTTTGACGTAGTTTTATCCATTcactgtttgttcatttatgttaaaaattctttgtattatttgctgtgtttcattGTGGGTGTCttgaaagtttttcttttctgagatggaaataaaaataaatttgggAATGTTTCACAAAACATGATAACAAAGCATGACTTGTTTACCAGACCTCACTTTTTCAGTGCACATAAAATTCAGTAGACATAAAATACAGTGAGCAGTTTCATATTATTAAATGACCAATAGGACATtgttatcaaaataaaatgtctatTAATGGGTGGAGGTGACCATGAAGCTGTAGCATTTTCATGAATAGTCGTAGTTTAATATACATTAACCTTTTTCACAACTGAAAaattgtgattttgaaaatttttcacatgaaaaatttgtgtctgtgttataTCCACAGAGCACTGAAAACTTTACTGGCATTAATTTCCTGCTCAGACCTGGCCTGGCTCCAAGatctattattatattattattatgttattggATGTTGCAATTTGCAATTTGGATGCTGCAATTTGTGTCACTGAAGGTTCTTTGTAATGgcaataaatattgaaaatcaTTGGATAACAGAGAGATTGCTTGGAGGTGGATGTATATTGAGTGCATACAAGCAGTCAATGTATAGCGTTAACTGCCATccattaataattcatattccTGTATACCCATGGACATCATGCCTGCTGTAGAATTGCTCATCAGACAAGTTGGTGGTTTGAATCT belongs to Megalops cyprinoides isolate fMegCyp1 chromosome 5, fMegCyp1.pri, whole genome shotgun sequence and includes:
- the LOC118778054 gene encoding beta-1,3-galactosyl-O-glycosyl-glycoprotein beta-1,6-N-acetylglucosaminyltransferase 4-like, which produces MKIRCTFLHKRLYKCFIFSLSLLVVCLLKLVYIKVTVKNSFFIEPYGITARVSRIQPQKHDIDCTAIYQMDPVEIGKSLEIRRKDIVDVEDENILSLTSDCPRYVESRGYAHLPLSNEERDFPLAYSLVVHKHASMVERILRAVYMPHNVYCIHYDLKSSKNFKAAMENLASCFPNVFIASKLESVQYANITRLNADLNCLSDLLRSEVKWKYVINLCGQDFPLRSNYELVMELKKLQGANMLESSRPSELKKQRFKFQYVLKDMPFEYQKLPVRTAQAKAPPPHGIEMFIGSAYFVLSREFVSYIDGNQLVKDFLAWSADTYSPDEHFWATLVRVPGVPGGIQRSQPDVTDLMSRTRLVKWNYLEGSLYPACTGTHQRSVCIYGAAELRWLLNYGHWFANKLDPKVDPVLIKCLEEKLQEKQRHWVNLASRRTS